Sequence from the Microbacterium dextranolyticum genome:
GATCTCTGCCGCGACGCGGTCGGCAGCGGCGAAGAACAGCGGACCGCCCAGGCGCAGGATCGCGATGCGCTCGTCTCCCGGCTGAGGCGTGCCGAGGATCTCGTCGCGTCGCACGGTGGAGGCGCGCGACATCGAGCGCAGCGCGACGACACCGGCGAGCACGACACCGATGATGACGGCGACGATCAGATCGAACGAGACGGTGACGACCGCGGTGACGACGAACGCGAGGGCATCCGCACGGGTCGAGCGCATCACCGCGCGCACCGTCCCGGGGTGCACCATCCGCACGGCCGTGACCATGAGTACGCCGGAGAGCGCTGCGAGGGGGATCTGGCCGATCGGAGCGGCGATGACGAGGACGACCAGCAGCAGTACGACGGCATGGACGATCGCGGCGAGCCGGCTTCGGCCCCCCGAGCGGACGTTGACCGCGGTGCGCGCGATCGCGCCGGTCGCGGGCATGCCGCCGAACAGCGACGAGGCGATCGAGGCGAGCCCCTGACCCACGAGCTCGCGATCGGGGTCGACGTCGCCGGTGTCGGCGAGTGTCGAGGCGACGCGTGCGGACAGCAGCGACTCGATGGCCGCAAGGGCAGCGACGGTCGCCGCGGGCGCGACGAGCGCGCCGACCAGAGCGGGATCGAGGTCGGGAAGAAGTGGAGCCGGAAGGGTCGACGGCAGGGCGCCGATGCGGGCCAGCGGGGCACCCACGACGAGTCCGAGGATCGTCACCACGACGATGCCGACGAGGGAGCCCGGGATCGCGCGGTGCAGGAGCGGTGCGCCGAGCATGGACGCGGCGACGACGGCGACGGCGCCCAGGGCCCAGAAGGCGTACCCCGCGTCGAGGCGCGCGAAGGACTGGATCGCGGCGACGATCGCGTTGGACGAGTGCTCGCTCGCTGCCGCGACGTGCGGGGAGACCAGTGCGGGGATCTGCTGAGCGAAGATGATCACCGCGATCCCGAGGGTGAACCCCTCGATCACGGGCCACGGGATGAACGAGACGGCGCGGCCGATGCGCAGGGCCCCGGCGACCACGATGATCACTCCGGCCATCAGTGTCACGGTGACCACCGCCCCCGCGCCGTGGGCGGCGACGATCGGGACTAGAACCACGACCATCGCGCCGGTCGG
This genomic interval carries:
- a CDS encoding SulP family inorganic anion transporter, which encodes MSVTATTRLLSRARSLLPGRADYAQVGRTWRGDLLAGLTVGIVALPLALGFGVSSGLSAEAGLITAIVAGLVAAVFGGSHVQVSGPTGAMVVVLVPIVAAHGAGAVVTVTLMAGVIIVVAGALRIGRAVSFIPWPVIEGFTLGIAVIIFAQQIPALVSPHVAAASEHSSNAIVAAIQSFARLDAGYAFWALGAVAVVAASMLGAPLLHRAIPGSLVGIVVVTILGLVVGAPLARIGALPSTLPAPLLPDLDPALVGALVAPAATVAALAAIESLLSARVASTLADTGDVDPDRELVGQGLASIASSLFGGMPATGAIARTAVNVRSGGRSRLAAIVHAVVLLLVVLVIAAPIGQIPLAALSGVLMVTAVRMVHPGTVRAVMRSTRADALAFVVTAVVTVSFDLIVAVIIGVVLAGVVALRSMSRASTVRRDEILGTPQPGDERIAILRLGGPLFFAAADRVAAEIDGVRDVSVVILRMSRLELVDATGARALGDIVQTLERRGVTVLIKGVQPRHEGLFRTVGVLGSLRHHNHLFIDLPSAIAHARRHVRRESASA